Proteins found in one Fibrobacter sp. UWT2 genomic segment:
- the carB gene encoding carbamoyl-phosphate synthase large subunit, translating into MPKRTDIKKIMLIGSGPIVIGQGCEFDYSGVQACKVLRREGFEVVLVNSNPATIMTDPEMADRTYIEPLSVDILHEIIRRERPDALLPTLGGQTALNLAMELNERGILDRYQVELIGAKAESIQRAEDRHLFKEAMLKIGLDLPRSGSAHSMSEATAIANTIGSWPLIIRPGFTLGGTGGGIAHNPEEFETIVNRGLDASLNNEVLIEESLLGWKEFEMEVMRDKKGNAVIVCSIENLDPMGVHTGDSITVAPIQSLDDRAYQAMRDDSLKVMEAIGVETGGSNVQWAIEPKTGRRIIIEMNPRVSRSSALASKATGFPIAKIAALLAVGYTLDELRNDITQTTPSCFEPALDYVVVKVPRFTFEKFPKADSTLGTQMKSVGEAMAIGTNFKQAMQKALRSLETGFGGFGCCAKCEKFKAYDNETLAKEVARPSAERIFVVYEAFRRGWSIEKLYEVTKIDRYFLRHLEELAFFEDEIKAAKSLDGLSKNKALFRQAKEFGFSDIQIAYLFHRTPEDVMAVRKSIGLVPSYYSVDTCAGEFEAITPYYYSCYADHTEPVRTIMGNRGKKRIMVLGGGPNRIGQGIEFDYCCCHAAFTLRREGYEVIMVNSNPETVSTDYDTSDKLYFEPLTLEDVMGIYERENCAGVIVQFGGQTPLNLAMRLKKAGANVVGTSPEDIDLAEDRDFFKQLVDKVGIKQAASGIAHNVEEALAIVDRIGYPVLVRPSFVLGGRGMVIVYKEKYLRKFVEEAAAIGEGKPILIDRFLEDATELDVDCISDGKHTVVGAIMEHVEPAGIHSGDSASVIPPMTLSKEIQDKVRQYAKDFARELHVVGLMNMQLAVKDGELYMIEVNPRASRTVPFVSKSIGVPLASYASRCMLGESLEQIGFTEEVHVPYVSVKEAVFPFVKFPGVDITLSPEMKSTGEVMSLDRDRGLAYLKSQLAAGNKVPSEGNIFVSLKDEDKQKAVPLIKRLVDMGYQIYATRGTSTMLYNEGIKTRAVFRISRGRPNLLDLIHDKEVQWIVNTTENGAEAMVDEIQMRSKAVVSGIPITTTIAALTSTVEGLMDKHDFGRFEVCSLQEYHRHVKK; encoded by the coding sequence ATGCCTAAGCGTACCGACATCAAGAAGATTATGCTCATTGGTTCTGGCCCGATTGTGATTGGCCAGGGCTGCGAATTCGACTACTCCGGCGTGCAGGCCTGTAAGGTTCTCCGCCGCGAAGGTTTCGAAGTGGTGCTCGTGAACTCCAACCCGGCCACCATCATGACCGACCCCGAAATGGCCGACCGCACCTACATCGAACCTCTCAGCGTCGACATTCTGCACGAAATCATCCGCCGCGAACGCCCCGATGCATTGCTCCCGACTCTCGGCGGTCAGACCGCTTTGAACCTCGCCATGGAACTGAACGAACGCGGCATTTTGGACCGCTACCAGGTGGAACTCATCGGTGCAAAGGCCGAATCCATCCAGCGCGCCGAAGACCGCCACCTGTTCAAGGAAGCCATGCTCAAGATTGGCCTGGACCTTCCGCGTTCCGGTTCCGCTCACTCCATGAGCGAAGCTACCGCAATCGCCAACACCATCGGCAGCTGGCCCTTGATTATTCGTCCGGGTTTTACGCTGGGCGGCACGGGCGGCGGTATCGCCCACAACCCTGAAGAATTCGAAACCATCGTGAACCGCGGTCTCGATGCCTCGCTCAACAACGAAGTGCTTATCGAAGAATCGCTCCTCGGCTGGAAGGAATTCGAAATGGAAGTCATGCGCGATAAGAAGGGCAACGCCGTTATCGTGTGCTCCATCGAAAACCTCGACCCCATGGGCGTGCATACCGGTGACTCTATCACGGTCGCCCCGATCCAGAGCCTTGATGACCGTGCCTACCAAGCTATGCGTGACGACTCCCTGAAGGTCATGGAAGCCATCGGCGTGGAAACCGGTGGATCTAACGTTCAGTGGGCTATCGAACCGAAGACCGGCCGCCGCATCATCATCGAAATGAACCCGCGTGTGTCCCGTTCTTCTGCTCTTGCTTCTAAGGCAACGGGCTTCCCCATCGCAAAGATTGCTGCATTGCTCGCTGTGGGTTACACTCTCGACGAACTCCGCAACGACATTACGCAGACGACCCCGAGCTGCTTCGAACCGGCTCTCGACTACGTTGTCGTTAAGGTTCCGCGCTTCACCTTCGAAAAGTTCCCGAAGGCCGATTCTACGCTCGGCACCCAGATGAAGTCCGTGGGCGAAGCGATGGCAATCGGTACGAACTTCAAGCAGGCCATGCAGAAGGCACTCCGCTCCCTCGAAACGGGATTCGGCGGCTTCGGTTGCTGCGCCAAGTGCGAAAAGTTCAAGGCCTACGACAACGAAACTTTGGCCAAGGAAGTCGCCCGCCCGAGCGCAGAACGCATCTTCGTGGTGTACGAAGCCTTCCGTCGCGGCTGGAGCATCGAAAAGCTTTACGAAGTCACCAAGATTGACCGTTACTTCCTCCGTCACTTGGAAGAACTCGCCTTCTTCGAAGACGAAATCAAGGCAGCCAAGTCTCTGGATGGCCTCTCCAAGAACAAGGCCCTGTTCCGCCAGGCCAAGGAATTCGGCTTCAGCGATATTCAGATTGCCTACCTCTTCCACAGAACTCCCGAAGATGTCATGGCAGTCCGTAAGTCCATCGGCCTCGTTCCCAGCTACTACTCTGTAGATACCTGCGCCGGCGAATTCGAAGCCATTACGCCTTACTATTACAGCTGCTACGCCGACCATACGGAACCGGTTCGCACCATCATGGGCAACCGCGGCAAGAAGCGCATCATGGTGCTCGGCGGCGGCCCGAACAGAATCGGTCAGGGTATCGAATTCGACTATTGCTGCTGCCACGCCGCCTTTACGCTGCGTCGCGAAGGCTACGAAGTCATCATGGTGAACTCTAACCCCGAAACGGTTTCCACCGACTACGACACCTCCGACAAGCTCTACTTTGAACCGCTCACGCTCGAAGACGTGATGGGCATTTACGAACGCGAAAACTGCGCGGGCGTGATTGTGCAATTCGGTGGTCAGACTCCGCTGAACCTCGCCATGCGTCTCAAGAAGGCCGGCGCAAACGTCGTAGGTACAAGTCCCGAAGACATCGACCTCGCCGAAGACCGCGACTTCTTCAAGCAGCTGGTCGACAAGGTCGGTATCAAGCAGGCCGCATCTGGCATTGCCCACAACGTGGAAGAAGCCTTGGCTATTGTCGACCGCATTGGCTACCCCGTGCTTGTGCGCCCGAGCTTCGTTCTCGGCGGCCGCGGCATGGTGATTGTCTATAAGGAAAAATACCTCCGCAAGTTCGTAGAAGAAGCTGCCGCCATTGGCGAAGGCAAGCCGATTCTTATCGACCGCTTCTTGGAAGACGCTACCGAACTTGACGTGGACTGCATCAGCGACGGCAAGCACACCGTGGTGGGCGCCATCATGGAACACGTGGAACCCGCAGGCATCCACTCCGGCGACTCCGCAAGCGTCATCCCGCCCATGACGCTTTCCAAGGAAATCCAGGACAAGGTTCGTCAATACGCGAAGGACTTTGCAAGGGAACTCCACGTGGTCGGCCTCATGAACATGCAGCTCGCCGTGAAGGACGGCGAACTCTACATGATCGAAGTAAACCCGCGCGCCTCCCGCACCGTGCCGTTCGTGTCCAAGTCCATCGGCGTGCCGCTCGCAAGTTACGCAAGCCGCTGCATGCTCGGCGAATCCCTCGAACAAATCGGCTTCACCGAAGAAGTCCACGTGCCTTACGTGAGCGTCAAGGAAGCCGTGTTCCCGTTCGTCAAGTTCCCGGGCGTGGACATCACGCTTTCTCCGGAAATGAAGTCTACCGGCGAAGTCATGAGCCTCGATCGCGACCGCGGCCTTGCCTACCTCAAGAGCCAGCTCGCTGCAGGCAACAAGGTGCCGAGCGAAGGCAACATTTTCGTCTCGCTCAAGGACGAAGACAAGCAGAAGGCCGTTCCGCTCATCAAGCGCCTCGTAGACATGGGCTACCAGATTTACGCCACCCGCGGCACCTCGACGATGCTTTACAACGAAGGCATCAAGACCCGCGCCGTGTTCCGCATCTCCCGTGGCCGCCCGAACCTGTTGGACCTCATTCACGACAAGGAAGTGCAGTGGATTGTGAACACCACCGAGAACGGCGCCGAAGCCATGGTCGACGAAATCCAGATGCGCTCCAAGGCTGTGGTCTCTGGCATTCCTATCACCACGACCATCGCCGCCCTCACCTCTACCGTGGAAGGCCTCATGGACAAGCACGACTTCGGCCGCTTCGAAGTCTGCAGCTTGCAGGAATACCACAGGCATGTGAAGAAGTAA
- a CDS encoding CTP synthase: MSSSKAAAKKQTKYIFITGGVVSSLGKGITSASLALLLKSRGYKVFMQKLDPYLNVDPGTMSPYQHGEVFVTDDGYETDLDLGHYERFAGVQCSKASSYTSGRIYSSVLAKERAGKYLGGTVQVIPHITNEIKDAFRSAAESGADIVLCEIGGVAGDIESLPFLEAARQFRFEVGVENTCFVHLVLVPYLKAAGELKTKPSQHSVAELRNIGIFPDILVCRTEMTIPQDHLDKLALFCNVKPECVIEEKDVKDSVYAVPRELSKQELDLRVLEQLHLSVHPIIHSEWDKLVKKATQPKYECTIALVGKYIAIRDAYKSVHEALQHAGMEHNAKVKVECIEAEELEKNPNMIKNADGILIPGGFGSRGVNGKCVAIRYAREHKIPLLGICLGMQCCVIEFARNVLGWKDANSTEFDEKTTHPVIDLMDEQKNVTEKGGTMRLGAYPCKLMKDSNAAKLYKSEKISERHRHRYEFNYNSEFRKELEKAGLKIAGTSPDGKLVEMVEIKNHPYFEACQFHPEFKSRPTAPHPLFSGLVKAALAQKNASKKLTKENGGKKNA; this comes from the coding sequence ATGTCCTCCTCTAAAGCTGCCGCAAAGAAACAGACCAAGTACATTTTCATTACCGGCGGCGTGGTCAGTTCGCTCGGTAAAGGCATCACCTCCGCTTCGCTCGCACTCCTCCTCAAGAGCCGCGGCTACAAAGTGTTCATGCAAAAGCTCGACCCGTATCTGAACGTGGACCCGGGTACCATGAGCCCTTACCAGCACGGCGAAGTTTTCGTGACCGACGACGGCTACGAAACCGACCTTGATTTGGGCCACTACGAACGTTTCGCAGGCGTGCAGTGCTCCAAGGCATCGAGCTACACTTCGGGTCGCATCTATTCCTCCGTGCTCGCAAAAGAACGCGCGGGCAAGTACCTCGGCGGTACCGTGCAGGTCATTCCGCACATCACCAACGAAATCAAGGACGCCTTCCGTTCTGCAGCCGAAAGCGGCGCCGACATCGTGCTCTGCGAAATCGGCGGTGTCGCAGGCGACATTGAATCGCTCCCCTTCCTCGAAGCCGCAAGACAGTTCCGCTTCGAAGTCGGCGTCGAAAACACTTGCTTTGTCCACCTGGTTCTCGTGCCTTACCTGAAGGCCGCAGGCGAACTCAAGACCAAGCCCTCGCAGCACTCCGTGGCAGAACTCCGCAACATCGGTATTTTTCCGGACATTCTGGTGTGCCGCACCGAAATGACGATTCCGCAGGATCACCTGGACAAGCTCGCGCTCTTCTGCAACGTGAAGCCCGAATGCGTGATCGAAGAAAAGGACGTGAAGGACTCCGTTTACGCTGTGCCTCGCGAACTTTCCAAGCAAGAACTTGACCTCCGCGTGCTTGAACAGCTCCACTTGAGCGTCCACCCCATCATCCACTCCGAATGGGACAAGCTCGTCAAGAAGGCAACACAACCCAAGTACGAATGCACCATCGCGCTCGTCGGCAAGTACATTGCCATCCGCGACGCCTACAAGTCCGTGCATGAAGCCTTGCAGCACGCCGGCATGGAACACAATGCCAAGGTGAAAGTGGAATGCATCGAAGCCGAAGAGCTCGAAAAGAATCCGAACATGATCAAGAATGCAGACGGCATTCTGATTCCGGGCGGCTTCGGTAGCCGCGGCGTGAACGGCAAGTGCGTAGCCATTCGCTACGCCCGCGAACACAAGATTCCGCTGCTCGGCATTTGCCTCGGCATGCAGTGCTGCGTGATTGAATTTGCACGCAACGTACTCGGCTGGAAGGACGCCAACTCCACGGAATTCGACGAAAAGACGACCCACCCGGTTATCGACCTGATGGACGAACAGAAGAACGTCACCGAAAAGGGCGGCACCATGCGCCTCGGCGCTTACCCGTGCAAGCTCATGAAGGATTCCAACGCCGCAAAGCTTTACAAGAGCGAAAAGATTAGCGAACGTCACCGTCACCGCTACGAATTCAACTACAACAGCGAATTCCGCAAGGAACTCGAAAAGGCCGGCCTCAAGATTGCCGGTACATCGCCCGACGGCAAGCTCGTAGAAATGGTGGAAATCAAGAACCACCCCTACTTTGAAGCCTGCCAGTTCCACCCGGAATTCAAGAGCCGTCCTACGGCACCGCACCCGCTGTTCAGCGGACTTGTTAAGGCCGCTCTTGCGCAGAAAAACGCATCAAAGAAATTGACTAAAGAGAATGGAGGCAAAAAGAATGCCTAA
- the carA gene encoding glutamine-hydrolyzing carbamoyl-phosphate synthase small subunit: MTDKFQWKAKREKKAFLALADGAVFRGYAFGAKTDTVGEAVFNTGMAGYKQIITDPSYAGQFVVFTTAEVGAYAANTEKNESRQVFLNGIVVNSLDWVSPELKEESLHDYMLAQGKPGIAGVDTRALTLHLREHGAQKAYLHVSDEEMSEEEAIKKAQEWEGLDGQDYASKVSDPNGYELSTEGDLNIVALDFGIKINILRNLVSQGMKVTVLPITTTYEQIMAKNPDGVFLSNGPADPNSLPQVVAVVKQLLGKVPLMGICLGNQLLGLALGANVSKLKFGHHGCNHPVKNVKTGAVEITSQNHNYAIDAITLPEEVEVTHINLNDNTVEGIRHTQLPAFSVQYHPESAPGPNDSLYLFAEFRQMIEEFKAKQVSTPKPAEVPKEVKNVLL, encoded by the coding sequence ATGACTGATAAGTTCCAATGGAAAGCGAAACGCGAAAAGAAGGCGTTTCTGGCACTGGCAGATGGCGCCGTCTTTAGAGGATACGCCTTTGGCGCCAAGACCGACACCGTCGGTGAAGCCGTTTTCAACACCGGCATGGCAGGTTACAAGCAGATCATCACCGACCCGTCGTACGCCGGCCAGTTCGTGGTCTTTACCACTGCAGAAGTAGGCGCCTATGCGGCCAACACCGAAAAGAACGAATCTCGCCAGGTGTTCCTGAACGGCATCGTGGTGAACTCCCTGGACTGGGTTTCTCCGGAACTTAAAGAAGAAAGCCTGCACGACTACATGCTGGCACAGGGCAAGCCGGGTATCGCCGGCGTTGACACTCGCGCCCTCACGCTCCACCTGCGCGAACACGGTGCCCAGAAGGCCTACCTCCATGTTTCTGACGAAGAAATGAGCGAAGAAGAAGCCATCAAGAAGGCTCAGGAATGGGAAGGTCTGGACGGACAGGACTACGCCAGCAAGGTCAGCGACCCCAACGGTTACGAACTTTCTACCGAAGGCGACTTGAATATCGTGGCGCTGGATTTCGGTATCAAGATCAACATTCTGAGAAACCTGGTAAGCCAGGGCATGAAGGTAACGGTGCTCCCGATTACCACGACCTACGAACAGATTATGGCAAAGAACCCCGATGGCGTGTTCCTCTCCAACGGCCCTGCCGACCCGAACAGCCTCCCGCAAGTGGTCGCAGTCGTCAAGCAACTTCTGGGCAAGGTTCCTCTAATGGGCATCTGCCTCGGTAACCAGCTCCTGGGCCTCGCCTTAGGCGCCAACGTTTCCAAGCTCAAGTTCGGCCACCACGGCTGCAACCACCCGGTCAAGAACGTGAAGACCGGCGCAGTCGAAATCACGAGCCAGAACCACAACTACGCTATCGATGCTATTACGCTCCCCGAAGAAGTCGAAGTCACACACATCAACCTGAACGACAACACGGTCGAAGGCATTCGCCACACGCAGTTGCCGGCATTCAGCGTGCAGTACCACCCGGAATCCGCTCCGGGTCCGAACGATTCTCTCTACTTGTTCGCCGAATTCAGACAAATGATCGAAGAATTCAAAGCAAAACAAGTCAGCACCCCCAAGCCCGCTGAAGTCCCCAAAGAGGTAAAAAATGTCCTCCTCTAA
- a CDS encoding FISUMP domain-containing protein, with product MIKRTSLLFALIWACIYIGCGDDSTSATIEEVSQVTSSSSNEIMDDQSSDSSKPSSSSVSSGETSSASEPVESGISSSILTLLPSEGDLFWEGGAAGAGGFTPYWYYDSTKFKPLDPSKPDGCFQVYQDSLIGNITSEFEEPLCVVKQAILGLVENLVNQGVVVEEAKTAAVRKLYEFFEIDSVPKNDSLYESALGYALSSLFPVNDSDTTMRVNFINDLANGKDFSKSDRCGLVVNSAMMIKVPNAYMGTSVRSVTSAIIGKLWKYCGGLTDCDESNKGEFRKYDCGPDFPNCIYQNREYICTGTGWTLPTTQDYETLGHECKMNNTRFPSDSTSGMEYICYEGTWYKSTDKLVGKLPKEYFFNENISYGTMEDSRDGHVYKTVEYDGLTWMAENINYYTETDSAIKNYSKCSQSIKCDYGRFYNVEAALSACPEGWRLPKKEELEKWIDMEYVVRQKFLPKLFSKLSGVRDASDEFGLSLLATITVDPYGWDETSGYGVFWVEGRSYIRITDNIIYFQDKIDPREAGEFIPVRCVK from the coding sequence ATGATCAAGAGAACAAGTCTGCTTTTTGCCTTAATTTGGGCATGCATATATATAGGCTGTGGCGATGATTCCACTTCTGCCACGATCGAAGAAGTTTCACAAGTCACTTCCAGCTCTAGCAACGAAATTATGGACGATCAGTCGTCCGACTCCTCGAAACCTTCGAGTTCGAGTGTTTCGTCCGGTGAAACTTCTAGTGCGAGCGAACCTGTCGAATCCGGTATTTCGTCTTCAATTCTGACATTGCTGCCTAGCGAAGGTGACTTGTTTTGGGAGGGTGGTGCTGCCGGTGCCGGAGGCTTTACGCCGTATTGGTATTATGATTCCACAAAGTTTAAACCGCTAGATCCTTCCAAGCCGGATGGATGTTTCCAAGTCTATCAAGATTCCCTAATCGGAAACATTACTTCGGAGTTCGAGGAACCATTGTGCGTTGTCAAACAAGCCATTTTGGGGCTGGTCGAGAATTTGGTGAATCAGGGTGTTGTCGTCGAAGAAGCGAAGACGGCTGCAGTGCGAAAGCTGTATGAATTTTTTGAAATTGACTCCGTACCAAAGAACGATAGTTTGTATGAGTCCGCCTTGGGTTATGCCTTGAGCTCTTTGTTCCCGGTGAATGACAGTGATACCACGATGAGGGTGAATTTTATTAATGACCTCGCTAATGGCAAAGATTTCAGCAAATCGGATCGGTGCGGATTGGTAGTGAATTCTGCAATGATGATTAAAGTTCCTAACGCTTATATGGGCACCTCTGTACGTAGTGTGACGTCTGCAATCATTGGAAAATTATGGAAGTATTGCGGAGGTCTTACGGATTGCGATGAGTCAAACAAAGGTGAATTTAGGAAATACGATTGCGGACCGGATTTCCCAAATTGCATCTATCAAAATAGGGAATATATCTGCACGGGAACGGGATGGACTCTCCCGACAACGCAGGACTATGAAACTCTCGGCCATGAATGCAAGATGAACAATACGCGTTTCCCAAGTGATTCTACATCGGGAATGGAATATATCTGTTACGAAGGAACATGGTACAAGTCTACTGATAAATTGGTCGGTAAATTGCCGAAGGAATACTTCTTTAACGAAAACATTAGCTACGGCACCATGGAAGATTCCAGAGACGGACATGTGTACAAGACGGTTGAGTACGATGGCCTGACGTGGATGGCCGAAAATATCAACTATTATACTGAAACCGATTCGGCAATAAAGAATTATAGCAAGTGCTCTCAAAGTATCAAGTGCGATTACGGACGCTTCTACAATGTGGAGGCTGCCTTGAGCGCGTGTCCCGAAGGCTGGCGCTTGCCCAAGAAAGAGGAACTTGAGAAATGGATTGATATGGAGTATGTGGTACGTCAAAAATTCTTGCCGAAACTCTTTTCTAAACTGTCGGGAGTGCGTGATGCGTCCGATGAATTTGGCTTGTCCCTTTTGGCGACGATTACGGTTGACCCGTACGGATGGGACGAAACCTCGGGGTATGGAGTTTTCTGGGTAGAAGGCCGGTCCTACATACGTATTACGGATAATATCATCTATTTTCAAGATAAAATAGATCCCCGTGAAGCGGGCGAGTTTATCCCGGTCCGTTGTGTCAAGTAA
- the groL gene encoding chaperonin GroEL (60 kDa chaperone family; promotes refolding of misfolded polypeptides especially under stressful conditions; forms two stacked rings of heptamers to form a barrel-shaped 14mer; ends can be capped by GroES; misfolded proteins enter the barrel where they are refolded when GroES binds) yields MAKQLKFDVAARESLMKGVDKLANAVKVTLGPKGRNVMIAKAFGAPNVTKDGVSVAKEVELEDAYENLGAQMAKEVANKTSDAAGDGTTTATVLAQAITREGLKNVAAGANPMDIKRGMDAAVEAVIKEIGKMAVKINGKEHIAQVATISANNDPEIGELLANAMEKVGNDGVITIEESKTAETILDVVEGMQFDRGYLSPYFVTNTDSMEVALENPYILLYDKKISTMKDLLPMLEHVAKQGKSLLIIAEDVDGEALATLVVNKMRGTLKVAAVKAPGFGDRRKAMLEDIAILTGGMLVSEDTGAKLEDAPVTVLGQAKSITITKDNTTIVEGAGDAASIKGRIAQIKKQIEATTSDYDREKLQERLAKLAGGVAVIKVGAATEVEMKEKKDRVDDAMHATRAAVEEGIVPGGGVALIRAEKAIDSLKFDNADQKTGAAIIRRAIEEPLRQIVQNAGLEGSVVVNKVKEGKDSFGYNAKTDTYEDLIKAGVIDPAKVTRTALKNAASIASMILTTDCVIAEKKEPKPAAPAMDPSMGMGGMM; encoded by the coding sequence ATGGCAAAGCAACTTAAGTTTGATGTAGCAGCTCGCGAATCCCTGATGAAGGGTGTGGACAAACTCGCCAACGCAGTGAAGGTCACCCTCGGTCCTAAGGGCCGCAACGTGATGATCGCAAAGGCCTTCGGAGCCCCGAACGTCACCAAGGACGGTGTGTCTGTCGCTAAGGAAGTGGAACTCGAAGACGCTTACGAAAACCTCGGCGCCCAGATGGCCAAGGAAGTCGCCAACAAGACTTCTGACGCTGCTGGTGACGGTACCACGACTGCTACCGTGCTCGCCCAGGCTATCACTCGCGAAGGCCTCAAGAACGTGGCCGCCGGTGCAAACCCGATGGACATCAAGCGCGGTATGGACGCTGCCGTCGAAGCCGTGATCAAGGAAATCGGCAAGATGGCCGTGAAGATCAACGGCAAGGAACACATTGCCCAGGTCGCAACGATTTCCGCCAACAACGACCCCGAAATTGGTGAACTCCTCGCCAACGCTATGGAAAAGGTCGGTAACGATGGCGTCATCACCATCGAAGAATCCAAGACTGCCGAAACCATCCTCGACGTTGTCGAAGGTATGCAGTTCGACCGCGGCTACCTCTCTCCGTACTTCGTCACCAACACTGACAGCATGGAAGTGGCCCTCGAAAATCCGTACATCCTGTTGTACGACAAGAAGATTTCTACCATGAAGGATTTGCTCCCGATGCTCGAACACGTGGCAAAGCAGGGCAAGTCCCTCCTCATCATCGCCGAAGACGTCGATGGCGAAGCTCTCGCAACGCTCGTTGTGAACAAGATGCGCGGCACCCTGAAGGTCGCAGCTGTTAAGGCTCCGGGCTTCGGCGACCGTCGTAAGGCAATGCTCGAAGACATCGCTATCCTCACTGGCGGTATGCTGGTTTCCGAAGACACAGGCGCTAAGCTCGAAGACGCTCCGGTGACCGTGCTCGGCCAGGCCAAGTCTATCACTATCACGAAGGACAACACCACGATCGTCGAAGGTGCCGGCGACGCCGCTTCTATCAAGGGCCGTATCGCCCAGATCAAGAAGCAGATCGAAGCTACCACGAGCGACTACGACCGCGAAAAACTCCAGGAACGCTTGGCCAAGCTCGCTGGCGGCGTAGCTGTGATCAAGGTCGGTGCTGCTACTGAAGTTGAAATGAAGGAAAAGAAGGACCGCGTCGACGACGCCATGCACGCAACTCGCGCTGCCGTCGAAGAAGGTATCGTTCCGGGTGGTGGCGTTGCCCTCATCCGCGCCGAAAAGGCCATCGATTCCCTCAAGTTTGATAACGCCGACCAGAAGACTGGTGCCGCTATCATCCGCCGCGCTATCGAAGAACCTCTCCGTCAGATTGTCCAGAACGCTGGCCTCGAAGGCTCTGTCGTGGTGAACAAGGTGAAGGAAGGCAAGGACAGCTTCGGTTACAATGCGAAGACTGACACCTACGAAGACCTCATTAAGGCCGGTGTGATTGACCCGGCTAAGGTGACTCGTACGGCCCTCAAGAATGCCGCTTCTATCGCTTCGATGATTCTCACGACTGACTGCGTAATCGCTGAAAAGAAGGAACCGAAGCCGGCAGCTCCTGCCATGGATCCGTCCATGGGCATGGGCGGCATGATGTAA
- the groES gene encoding co-chaperone GroES, whose protein sequence is MIKPLADRIVVKPAEAEQKTSSGLFIPDNAKEKPMQGKVVAVGPGRKNDKGELVAMEVKVGDVVLYGKYSGTEVSVDGENYLIVKESDVIATL, encoded by the coding sequence ATGATTAAGCCTCTTGCAGATCGAATCGTCGTCAAGCCGGCAGAAGCCGAACAGAAGACCTCCTCGGGTCTCTTTATCCCGGACAACGCCAAGGAAAAGCCGATGCAGGGTAAGGTCGTGGCCGTGGGCCCGGGTCGCAAGAACGACAAGGGCGAACTCGTCGCCATGGAAGTCAAGGTCGGCGACGTGGTGCTTTACGGCAAGTACAGCGGAACGGAAGTCTCCGTCGATGGCGAAAACTACCTGATCGTGAAGGAATCCGACGTCATCGCTACTCTGTAG